The sequence below is a genomic window from Thioclava nitratireducens.
CAGCGAGGCAGAATTCGGTGCGCCCGCAGGTCGCACAGGTTGTGATCATCTCGGCAAAGTCGGCTTGTGTGAGAAAGCCGTCACGCATCGCTTCGGAAATGTTCACTCCGAGACGCCGCGCCATGCCGCGCGTCACCCAGAAGTTCAGATCGACATCGCTTTGCATTCCCATCATTCCACTCCTTCGGGTTCAGCCCCAATGGTCGCGCGCAGCCGCGTCATCATCAGGCGGTTTTCGCAATAGGCGGGAGGTGCTTTCGCGGGGTTCATTTGCGGATCGTGCTCGGCCAGCCAGAGCAGGCAGGCCCCGGCTTCGCGGCACTTGGTGCAGCGGATCAGCGCGTCTTTCCATGCTTCGCCGCTGAGCCGCCCGGCGGCCATCTCCATGCTGAGATCGCCGCCCATCTGCTGCGCCATGCGGTTCATCATCGACGCATGGCGATTGAGGTGCTTGGCAGCGGTCATGGCAGCCTCCCTTGAAACAGTCATCCCGGTGATGGGCCGACTCTGCCGCAGGGGCCGTGATTTCGATATGATTCAGATCAAGCGTCGCGTTCCGCTCTGTCGCTGTCGAGGTCATGGCCGACGTCACAGTCCAGATCGGGAGCAAAGCGCGCGGCCAGCGCCTGTGCTTCCTCCGCGATCACCGCGCGGTCGCGCCTCAAGGTCATCGCGGATTGCGAATGGGCGGCTGCGCGCAGCGCCTGATGTGCGGCGGGACGGCCGAAATGAGCGGGATGCATCTCGGCCAGAGCTTCCAGCACCTCCTGCTGGCGCAGCGCGACCTCCAGATGCCCGGCTCCGTCGCGCGCGATCGCGGCGAACGCGTCCTCGGTATACTGCTCGGGCGTCACCGCGCGCACATAGACGCGGTCGAAGACGCAATCGGGGCTCTTCGGTGGATGCCAATCGGCCAGCACCCGCACCAGACGCCCGAGAATATCGATACCGGTTCCGGGGTCGTTGATCGCCGGCGAAAGCGCGCGCGAGGCAATCTCGGCCAGCGCGATCAGGCCGAATTGCGGATCCTGGTCGAAATCGCGCGCGTGATCGATGGTGAAGGCGTCGCGCGCGGCCTCCTCGATCGCCTCGCGGGTCTCGGCGTCGCCCGGCAGCGCGTCGCATCGCACCAGATCGGATGCGCCGTGGACGAATTCGCCAGTCCGTCCGCAAAGCCAGATGTGGCAGTCATGCGTCTCGGCCACCTTTTGCAGCGCCCCCATGTCGACATGTTGCACATGGCCGGTCCGCGTCGACGTGATCCCGAATACCCCGGGGGGCGGGTCTTCCCATTCCTTGCCGCCGAGCCACGGCCGCTCGCAGCGCGCTTTCAGCGCCGTGCTCGCAGCGTCCTCGACCCGGCTGATCACATCGCCGAGCCGTCCGAACTCGCTCAGATGCTGCACCCAGCGCAACAGCGATATCACCACCATCGCCACCACGCCGAGCGTGACGACCAGCAGGATGAATCGCCCGGAGTCGTCATAGACATCCGTCTCGAGCGCGATGATCCCGACCAGCGAAAAGACGAAAGAGCCGATGAAGCTCGCCAGCACGTTCTGGGTCACGCGGTCGGTCTGCATCAGCTTGATCGCGCGCGGCGTGGCTCCGGTCTGGGCCGAGCTGAACGCGGTGATCATGATCTGCAGCGAAAACGTCGTGACGGTCAGCATCGCGGTGGCGATGATCTTCAGGATCGGCTCCACCGAGCCCGCGCCCATCTTGTAGCCGATATCCGCGGGTACGAGGTAGCCGAAGCCCGCCGATCCCAGCGCGGTCGCGATCCCCAGCACGCCGAAGGCCGTCACCCGCACCCAGATCTCGCGCAGGATAACCCTGAGCCGCCAGCGCAGTCGCGAAAAGATTGTCATAGGTTCTTCGTCCCCGTCCCCTGTTCCCGCGTCCCGGACCCGCCTTTCCCGGCGGCCTCTCTCTCAAATCTCAAGCCCACAGACCTTGGGCGGGTTCCTCAGCTGCCCGCCGGGATCTTGCCCGCGCGCAGTTGGGCAACGGTATTTCGCACCACGTCGAAGCGCAGCTGGTTGGGCGGGTGAGAACCCAGCATCTTGTCGCCCGGGTCCGGCAACCGCAGGAAGAACTGCGCGCCCTTGAGCGGGTCGTAGCCCGCATCCCAAGTGATGATCGTACCGAGCCGGTCGGCCTCAAGCTCGTAATCCTTGGAATAGAGCCGCGAGCCGATTTCGGCCCCGATGCGCCGCGCGCGCTGGATCGTGAGCGGATCGGCGCCCTGTGCCTGCACCGCACGCCCCAGATAAGCCGCCCCCACCGCCGCATCGCGTTCGCGCGCCGCGATATGGCCCGCGATGTGATGCGCGGCCTCGTGGCCGATCACGAAGGCCAGCTCGTCGGCATTGCGCACCTCGGCGATCATCGCGAGTGTCACCCCGATCACCGGACGACCCGAACGATCCATGGTCTGGAAGGCGTTCGCGTCGAGATCAAGCCGGTCATCGACCACGAAAAGGTAGTCGCAATTGAGGTTCCGCGTGCGCTTGCGACATTCCGCCTCGATCTGCGGCTCCATGCGCTCGCCGACATCGACCAGCCGCGTCACCGCCACCTCGGCACGCTTCTTGGCTTCGGGCGAGAGCTCGCTCTCCGGGACGGGCTGCATCGGCGCCATGGTCGGCACGCAGCCCGACAGCAGCGTCGCGGCGAGCGAGAGGGTCACGAGAAGGAAACGGGCGGAAGGCATCGACGGGAAAACACCCCAGAGACAGGATTTGTCCCAGCTTAACGACTTGGCCCGCAGCCGCCTAGTGTCCTCCACG
It includes:
- a CDS encoding DUF6455 family protein, giving the protein MGMQSDVDLNFWVTRGMARRLGVNISEAMRDGFLTQADFAEMITTCATCGRTEFCLAVLAEKGEGPQAIPTDCPNYDVLTSLRALQ
- a CDS encoding DUF2254 domain-containing protein; the protein is MTIFSRLRWRLRVILREIWVRVTAFGVLGIATALGSAGFGYLVPADIGYKMGAGSVEPILKIIATAMLTVTTFSLQIMITAFSSAQTGATPRAIKLMQTDRVTQNVLASFIGSFVFSLVGIIALETDVYDDSGRFILLVVTLGVVAMVVISLLRWVQHLSEFGRLGDVISRVEDAASTALKARCERPWLGGKEWEDPPPGVFGITSTRTGHVQHVDMGALQKVAETHDCHIWLCGRTGEFVHGASDLVRCDALPGDAETREAIEEAARDAFTIDHARDFDQDPQFGLIALAEIASRALSPAINDPGTGIDILGRLVRVLADWHPPKSPDCVFDRVYVRAVTPEQYTEDAFAAIARDGAGHLEVALRQQEVLEALAEMHPAHFGRPAAHQALRAAAHSQSAMTLRRDRAVIAEEAQALAARFAPDLDCDVGHDLDSDRAERDA
- a CDS encoding M48 family metallopeptidase, coding for MEDTRRLRAKSLSWDKSCLWGVFPSMPSARFLLVTLSLAATLLSGCVPTMAPMQPVPESELSPEAKKRAEVAVTRLVDVGERMEPQIEAECRKRTRNLNCDYLFVVDDRLDLDANAFQTMDRSGRPVIGVTLAMIAEVRNADELAFVIGHEAAHHIAGHIAARERDAAVGAAYLGRAVQAQGADPLTIQRARRIGAEIGSRLYSKDYELEADRLGTIITWDAGYDPLKGAQFFLRLPDPGDKMLGSHPPNQLRFDVVRNTVAQLRAGKIPAGS
- a CDS encoding DUF6455 family protein, which encodes MTAAKHLNRHASMMNRMAQQMGGDLSMEMAAGRLSGEAWKDALIRCTKCREAGACLLWLAEHDPQMNPAKAPPAYCENRLMMTRLRATIGAEPEGVE